A genomic segment from Flavobacterium litorale encodes:
- a CDS encoding Ig-like domain-containing protein has protein sequence MKKITLLIGLMLCAVTVGYAQATLYSFQQSNGTYVPITGGTVINSSTDGTPNLDSYTSPQQTFPAPFLFAGTSYDNFYVTSNGQVGLGTSSPSTTNYTVLSSSTGGNVFLAPFSADLEEGANGLAEIRTEMVGDEMVIQWTNFRRYARAESFNMQVRLNTVTGNIQFVYDGTPPYAASSSYQPQVGIKSAIGSALALTVAAGTSWDTPTLVTGSDVSSSSKAVFNGADGFTSGLTYTWLPPAPCAGTPLAGTVNGDTMRYVCNGSTPSAISVSDASPLVPGISYQWQESLNGTDWTDVTDGSGADTASFTPAEFDGTSIQYRMSVTCSGSAETVFTDAVTIDNQIAPTTQVSDVEVTNVGVTSLTINWTNGNGGRRYVLLSTVLVTDPTSANGVAAFDDNNEYNGAGEQLVYDGTSTSVTVSGLSCNTTYYIKVYEYNRCGSDPYDVYFNTDASTNDATVTTGPATAVALPVENDFDGFTGANLSTVIDGWYEASVDTDDGDVPVAANPAGTSSTWRSATILGGNTTARINLYTDNRNEWIISPKIVLTEDSRLNFQAAITNYNSSSADPNGMQDTDDEVNVLISTDECGQTWTSLYTFDATTTTDLSNTLTDFEILLNAYTGQTIQIAFQATDGPDDDSPDYDFHIGNIVIEEVPLCDVPTVSTTVANITKNSASISWQAPAVGVPTGYEYVVSDTNTTPAGAGTATTDLSADVSGLTPSTDYYIFVRTNCGGSFSDWTEAVTFATLCDYPEIVTTTPATICGQGTVNLLATADGGTISWYADMMGGDVLATGESFTSEEINETTTYYVVAEEVGAPTSGGARASTTSTSNTSASNYGLVFDAFSSFTLNSVDIYLTSSSAGTLELELQNSDGDELLSASVAVPAGNSSNPVVFTVNLGWDIPAGEDLRIVAVSGPSMVRELALGGYPYAVGTVASVTDGYVSGIINTTYYYFYNWNYNGICAGPRVPVVATVTDAPEITVSDDDSICPGESSELTVTSANTDYTYNWMPGNLDGAIQTVTPTVTTTYTVTATDAVSGCVTEAEVTVTVNPLPSAIVIDSPATACVDTVLPLEITGGTLGGVATVGDGTNTTDDTEELTAFSNRRETYKSQTIYTAADLEAVGLGAGTIIAIGYDIIEIGDSATNDDYTVKMGTTILDEFPDDNYLDETGFTTVFNPATYTHAVGVNTVTFDTPFEWDGTSNIVISVSHSGDDDLYNAETYYTDLGNNTTIYNYDDLDATDGIVSTKRLNVTFSISGSTDVTWLPIDNLYTDEDATVAYTEGTPATMVYFKSADIATTTYTVTATSEAGCAVSNTVEVTVTETAAPTVDAATVTLCNAGTVADLMATGDNIQWYDAATDGNLLTAETALVDGTSYYASQTIDGCESTDRTEVAVTINVTAAPTVDAATVTLCNAGIVAELMATGDNIQWYDAATDGNLLTAETALVDGTSYYASQTIDGCESTDRTEVAVTINVTAAPTVDAATVTLCNAGTVADLMATGDNIQWYDAATDGNLLTAETALVDGTSYYASQTIDGCESTDRTEVAVTINVTAAPTVDAATVTLCNAGTVADLMATGDNIQWYDAATDGNLLTAETALVDGTSYYASQTIDGCESTDRTEVAVTINVTAAPTGDANQSITENSPANATIEDIVVTGDNVIWYATEADAIVGENPLPITTGITNGTTYYATQTLNGCESDAVLAVTMEVILSSNDFNRNKFSFYPNPVKDVLTVSYNSEITSVAVFNLLGQQVMAEQPNTSEVKLDMTSLSDGTYLVTITAGNIVETIKIVKKQ, from the coding sequence ATGAAAAAAATTACACTATTGATTGGATTGATGCTTTGTGCCGTCACCGTAGGGTATGCGCAGGCAACATTGTATTCCTTTCAGCAATCTAACGGAACTTACGTACCCATTACAGGGGGTACTGTAATTAACTCGTCTACGGATGGTACGCCGAATTTAGATTCGTACACCTCTCCGCAGCAAACGTTTCCTGCACCTTTTCTTTTTGCAGGAACGTCTTATGATAACTTCTATGTAACTAGTAATGGTCAAGTAGGATTAGGTACAAGTTCACCCTCTACTACCAATTATACTGTATTGAGTTCATCTACAGGCGGTAATGTATTTTTAGCTCCGTTTTCGGCAGACCTTGAAGAAGGAGCCAACGGACTTGCCGAAATACGTACCGAAATGGTGGGCGATGAAATGGTTATACAATGGACTAATTTTAGAAGATATGCTAGGGCAGAGTCTTTTAATATGCAGGTAAGGCTAAATACTGTTACTGGTAATATTCAGTTTGTTTACGATGGTACACCCCCTTATGCTGCTTCAAGTTCATACCAGCCACAAGTAGGTATTAAAAGTGCAATAGGTAGTGCATTGGCACTTACAGTAGCCGCTGGTACATCTTGGGATACCCCAACACTTGTAACGGGTTCTGACGTTTCTTCATCTTCCAAAGCAGTTTTTAATGGAGCAGACGGTTTTACTAGTGGTTTAACATATACTTGGCTGCCACCCGCACCGTGTGCAGGTACACCGCTTGCTGGTACTGTAAATGGAGATACCATGCGTTACGTATGTAATGGCAGTACACCATCAGCAATTAGCGTTAGTGATGCTAGCCCATTAGTACCAGGCATATCGTACCAATGGCAAGAATCTTTAAACGGTACAGATTGGACAGATGTAACTGATGGTTCGGGTGCGGATACAGCTAGTTTTACTCCAGCCGAATTCGATGGAACATCGATACAGTACAGAATGAGTGTTACTTGTTCAGGTAGTGCCGAAACGGTATTTACTGATGCAGTAACTATTGACAATCAAATAGCACCTACAACTCAAGTTTCTGATGTTGAAGTTACGAATGTAGGTGTAACTTCGTTAACAATAAACTGGACTAATGGTAATGGTGGCAGACGTTACGTATTACTAAGCACAGTACTTGTAACAGATCCTACTTCGGCTAACGGCGTTGCAGCGTTTGATGATAACAATGAGTACAATGGTGCAGGAGAACAACTGGTTTACGACGGTACAAGTACTTCGGTTACTGTTTCAGGATTAAGCTGTAATACTACGTACTATATAAAAGTATACGAATACAACCGTTGTGGCTCTGACCCTTATGATGTGTACTTTAATACTGATGCAAGCACAAACGATGCTACAGTTACAACAGGTCCTGCTACAGCAGTAGCTCTACCTGTAGAGAATGATTTTGATGGCTTTACAGGGGCTAACCTTAGTACTGTTATTGACGGGTGGTACGAAGCTAGCGTTGACACTGATGATGGTGATGTGCCAGTAGCTGCAAACCCTGCTGGAACAAGCTCAACTTGGAGAAGTGCTACAATACTAGGTGGCAATACTACTGCAAGAATAAACTTATATACAGATAATAGAAACGAGTGGATTATTAGCCCTAAAATAGTACTTACTGAAGATTCTAGGTTGAATTTCCAAGCTGCTATAACCAATTATAACTCATCGAGTGCAGATCCTAATGGCATGCAAGATACTGATGATGAAGTAAATGTATTGATATCTACTGATGAGTGTGGTCAAACATGGACATCGTTATATACTTTTGATGCCACTACAACTACTGATTTAAGTAATACACTTACTGATTTTGAGATATTACTAAATGCGTATACGGGGCAAACAATACAAATAGCTTTCCAAGCTACAGATGGTCCTGATGATGATTCTCCAGATTACGATTTCCACATTGGTAACATCGTAATAGAAGAAGTACCATTATGTGATGTACCAACAGTAAGTACTACGGTTGCCAATATTACCAAAAATAGTGCATCAATATCTTGGCAAGCACCTGCAGTAGGAGTTCCTACAGGATACGAGTATGTAGTTTCGGATACCAATACTACACCAGCAGGTGCAGGTACAGCTACTACCGATTTAAGTGCTGATGTTAGTGGTTTAACGCCATCTACAGATTACTATATATTTGTTAGAACAAACTGTGGAGGATCGTTTAGCGACTGGACAGAAGCGGTTACTTTTGCTACATTATGTGATTATCCAGAAATTGTAACAACTACGCCAGCTACCATTTGCGGTCAGGGTACTGTTAACCTTTTGGCAACTGCCGATGGAGGAACAATATCTTGGTATGCAGATATGATGGGTGGAGATGTTTTGGCAACAGGTGAGTCTTTCACTTCAGAAGAAATTAACGAAACAACTACCTACTATGTAGTAGCAGAAGAAGTGGGTGCACCTACCAGTGGTGGCGCAAGAGCTTCTACAACATCTACATCAAACACTTCAGCCTCTAACTACGGTCTTGTATTCGATGCCTTTTCTTCATTTACACTTAACTCCGTAGATATTTATTTAACAAGTTCAAGTGCTGGAACATTAGAATTGGAGCTTCAAAATAGTGATGGCGATGAGTTATTATCAGCATCTGTTGCAGTTCCTGCAGGTAACAGTTCTAATCCAGTTGTATTTACGGTTAATTTAGGTTGGGATATTCCTGCTGGCGAAGATTTAAGAATTGTAGCTGTTTCAGGACCATCTATGGTAAGAGAATTAGCTTTAGGAGGGTATCCTTACGCAGTAGGTACAGTAGCCTCTGTAACGGATGGGTATGTTAGCGGAATAATTAACACTACGTACTATTACTTCTATAACTGGAACTATAATGGTATATGCGCAGGACCTAGAGTACCAGTAGTTGCTACAGTAACTGATGCACCAGAAATTACAGTATCTGATGACGATTCAATTTGCCCAGGCGAAAGTTCTGAGCTTACTGTAACAAGTGCTAATACAGATTATACTTATAACTGGATGCCAGGTAACCTAGATGGTGCTATACAAACCGTAACACCAACGGTTACTACTACGTATACTGTTACAGCTACCGATGCTGTATCTGGATGTGTAACAGAAGCAGAAGTTACCGTTACTGTTAATCCTTTACCATCTGCAATTGTAATAGACTCTCCAGCCACTGCATGTGTAGATACAGTTTTACCATTAGAAATTACAGGTGGAACACTAGGAGGAGTAGCTACTGTAGGTGACGGAACTAATACAACAGATGATACCGAAGAACTAACAGCATTTAGTAACAGAAGAGAAACCTATAAGAGCCAAACTATTTATACAGCTGCCGATTTAGAGGCTGTGGGCTTAGGAGCAGGTACAATAATAGCCATAGGATATGATATTATTGAAATAGGAGATTCTGCAACGAATGACGATTATACGGTAAAAATGGGAACTACTATACTGGATGAATTCCCAGATGATAACTACCTAGACGAAACTGGCTTTACAACAGTATTCAATCCTGCTACATATACCCATGCAGTTGGTGTAAATACAGTAACATTTGATACTCCATTTGAGTGGGACGGAACTTCTAATATAGTAATAAGTGTATCGCATTCGGGAGATGATGATTTATATAATGCAGAAACGTATTATACAGATCTTGGTAACAATACTACGATATACAACTATGATGATTTAGATGCTACCGATGGTATCGTTTCCACAAAAAGATTAAACGTAACATTTAGTATTTCTGGTTCAACAGATGTAACATGGTTACCTATAGATAACCTATATACAGATGAAGATGCAACAGTAGCTTATACCGAAGGTACACCTGCTACTATGGTATACTTTAAATCAGCTGATATTGCTACAACTACATATACTGTTACAGCTACTTCAGAAGCAGGATGCGCTGTAAGTAATACAGTAGAAGTTACTGTAACAGAAACAGCCGCCCCAACAGTAGATGCCGCCACAGTAACCCTTTGTAATGCAGGAACCGTAGCCGATTTAATGGCAACAGGCGATAACATCCAATGGTACGATGCCGCCACAGACGGTAACCTATTAACGGCTGAAACTGCTTTAGTAGACGGAACAAGTTACTACGCATCACAAACCATAGACGGATGTGAAAGCACAGACAGAACAGAAGTAGCCGTAACCATAAACGTTACCGCTGCCCCAACAGTAGATGCCGCCACAGTAACCCTTTGTAATGCAGGAATCGTAGCCGAGTTAATGGCAACAGGCGATAACATCCAATGGTACGATGCCGCCACAGACGGTAACCTATTAACGGCTGAAACCGCTTTAGTAGACGGAACAAGTTACTACGCATCACAAACCATAGACGGATGTGAAAGCACAGACAGAACAGAAGTAGCCGTAACCATAAACGTTACCGCTGCCCCAACAGTAGATGCCGCCACAGTAACCCTTTGTAACGCAGGAACCGTAGCCGATTTAATGGCAACAGGCGATAACATCCAATGGTACGATGCCGCAACAGACGGTAACTTACTAACGGCTGAAACTGCTTTAGTAGACGGAACAAGTTACTACGCATCACAAACCATAGACGGATGTGAAAGCACAGACAGAACAGAAGTAGCCGTAACCATAAACGTTACCGCTGCCCCAACAGTAGATGCCGCCACAGTAACCCTTTGTAACGCAGGAACCGTAGCCGATTTAATGGCAACAGGCGATAACATCCAATGGTACGATGCCGCAACAGACGGTAACTTACTAACGGCTGAAACTGCTTTAGTAGACGGAACAAGTTACTACGCATCACAAACCATAGACGGATGTGAAAGTACAGATAGAACAGAAGTAGCCGTAACCATAAACGTTACCGCCGCCCCAACAGGTGATGCTAACCAAAGTATTACTGAAAACAGCCCTGCTAACGCAACTATCGAAGATATTGTAGTTACTGGCGATAATGTAATATGGTATGCTACAGAGGCAGATGCTATAGTAGGAGAAAATCCACTACCTATTACAACAGGAATTACAAATGGTACAACATACTATGCTACACAGACCCTTAATGGTTGTGAGAGTGATGCAGTACTTGCAGTAACAATGGAGGTAATATTAAGTAGTAACGATTTTAATCGTAATAAGTTCTCTTTCTATCCAAACCCTGTAAAAGATGTTTTAACTGTATCTTACAATTCAGAAATAACATCTGTAGCAGTATTTAACTTACTCGGACAGCAAGTAATGGCTGAGCAACCTAATACAAGCGAGGTAAAACTGGATATGACTTCACTGTCAGACGGAACATACCTTGTTACTATAACAGCAGGTAATATTGTTGAAACTATTAAAATAGTTAAGAAGCAATAA
- a CDS encoding enoyl-ACP reductase FabI yields the protein MHNLLKGKRGIITGALDQNSIAWKVAEKAHEQGATFVLTNAPIAMRMGEIKTLAEKTGSEIIPADATNVEELTNLYTKAQEILGGKIDFILHSIGMSVNIRKNIPYTESNYDYFMKGIDVSAMSLHKMLSVAKKLDAINDGGSVVALTYMAAQRTYPFYTDMADIKAMLESIARSFGYHYGTEKKVRINTVSQSPTKTTAGTGIKGFGDFYDFADSIAPLGNADAESCADYCITLFSDLTRMVTMQNLFHDGGYSSTGVSADVMDRLSKE from the coding sequence ATGCATAACTTATTAAAAGGTAAAAGAGGTATTATAACAGGTGCTCTTGACCAAAATTCGATTGCTTGGAAAGTGGCTGAAAAGGCACACGAACAAGGCGCAACATTTGTATTAACCAATGCACCTATTGCAATGCGTATGGGTGAGATAAAAACATTAGCAGAAAAAACAGGGTCTGAAATTATACCTGCGGATGCTACCAATGTGGAGGAGCTTACAAACCTTTACACAAAAGCACAGGAAATACTAGGCGGCAAAATTGATTTTATACTGCACTCTATAGGTATGAGTGTTAACATTCGTAAAAACATACCGTATACAGAGTCCAACTACGATTATTTTATGAAAGGTATCGATGTATCGGCAATGTCGCTACATAAAATGCTAAGCGTTGCTAAAAAACTAGATGCTATTAACGATGGTGGTAGTGTAGTAGCTTTAACCTATATGGCTGCACAACGTACGTATCCCTTCTATACGGATATGGCAGATATTAAAGCCATGTTAGAGTCTATAGCACGTAGTTTTGGTTACCATTACGGTACAGAGAAAAAAGTACGTATTAATACCGTATCGCAATCGCCTACAAAAACTACTGCGGGTACAGGTATAAAAGGGTTTGGTGATTTTTATGATTTTGCCGATTCTATTGCACCATTAGGTAATGCCGATGCTGAATCGTGTGCGGATTATTGTATTACGCTTTTCTCTGATTTGACAAGAATGGTTACCATGCAAAACCTTTTCCATGACGGAGGGTATTCCTCTACAGGTGTAAGTGCTGATGTAATGGATAGATTATCTAAAGAATAA
- the recN gene encoding DNA repair protein RecN, producing MLQSLQIKNFALIEQLHIDFSDKLSIITGETGAGKSILLGALGLVLGNRADLTSLKDKTAKCIIEASFKISDYNLNDFFNQNDLDYEATTIIRREILPSGKSRAFVNDSPITLQVLQQLGNHLIDIHSQQQTRELSDEQYQMQIIDAVASTGASIATYKKQLTKLKSLQLDLDTAKQQKADLAKEHDYNTFLLQELIDAKLEAGEQESLEAELEKLSNVEFIKELLAKAIGLATDEQMGALQSLKEIKIALQKLSSLSAEHNSFYDRVSSLLIEMDDVTEEISQNFETLVDDPARLTLINQKLQLLYTLQKKHNVATVAELIAIQNELESKAVQSDGIDATIQKLEDAVTKAKAAIDETALLISDKRKAAIPVLTKKITALLSQLGMPNARFQFNVTHTDNYYITGKDSISLLFSANKGTDFGLLKKVASGGEMSRIMLSVKAVLADYSKLPTIIFDEIDTGVSGEISNKMGNIMKVMSNGMQVFAITHLPQIAAKGNQHYKVFKTTQGETTVSELKLLSGEDRVREIAEMLSGKDISDSALNHARALLN from the coding sequence ATGCTGCAATCGTTACAAATTAAAAATTTTGCACTGATAGAGCAGTTGCATATCGATTTTTCCGATAAACTCTCTATTATCACAGGAGAAACTGGAGCAGGAAAATCCATACTACTGGGTGCGTTAGGTTTGGTGTTGGGTAACCGTGCCGACCTTACATCGCTAAAAGATAAAACTGCTAAATGTATTATTGAGGCTAGTTTTAAAATAAGCGATTATAATTTAAATGACTTTTTTAACCAAAACGATTTGGATTATGAAGCGACAACCATAATACGTCGCGAAATACTACCCTCTGGTAAATCGCGTGCTTTTGTAAACGATAGCCCCATAACCTTACAAGTATTACAGCAATTAGGTAACCATCTTATCGATATTCACTCGCAGCAACAAACACGCGAGTTATCTGATGAGCAATACCAAATGCAAATTATAGATGCCGTTGCTAGTACGGGGGCTAGTATAGCCACTTATAAAAAACAGCTTACAAAATTAAAATCGTTACAATTAGACTTGGATACTGCCAAACAACAAAAAGCAGATTTAGCAAAAGAGCACGATTATAATACTTTTTTACTGCAAGAACTTATTGATGCTAAGCTGGAGGCAGGGGAGCAGGAAAGTTTGGAGGCTGAACTTGAAAAGCTTAGTAACGTAGAGTTTATAAAAGAATTGTTAGCAAAAGCTATTGGGCTTGCAACCGATGAGCAAATGGGAGCATTACAAAGCCTAAAAGAAATAAAAATAGCACTGCAAAAACTAAGTAGTCTTTCGGCAGAGCATAACTCTTTTTATGATAGAGTTTCGAGTTTACTAATCGAGATGGATGATGTTACGGAAGAAATATCACAAAACTTTGAAACATTGGTAGACGACCCTGCTCGTTTAACACTAATAAACCAGAAATTACAATTGCTGTACACATTACAGAAAAAACATAACGTGGCTACTGTGGCCGAGTTAATAGCCATACAAAATGAACTCGAAAGCAAAGCCGTACAATCTGACGGCATAGATGCCACCATACAAAAATTAGAAGATGCGGTTACCAAAGCTAAAGCAGCTATAGACGAAACAGCGTTATTGATATCAGACAAGCGAAAAGCTGCCATTCCTGTATTAACAAAAAAAATAACCGCCTTATTATCGCAGTTAGGTATGCCCAATGCACGCTTTCAGTTTAATGTAACGCATACAGATAATTATTATATTACGGGTAAGGATAGTATTAGTTTGCTATTCTCGGCTAATAAAGGTACTGATTTTGGGTTGCTTAAAAAAGTAGCTTCGGGTGGGGAGATGTCGCGTATAATGCTATCGGTAAAAGCAGTATTGGCAGACTACTCTAAATTACCTACCATTATATTTGATGAAATTGATACTGGAGTTTCAGGTGAAATATCAAACAAAATGGGTAATATCATGAAAGTTATGAGCAATGGCATGCAAGTATTTGCCATAACACACTTACCTCAAATTGCAGCCAAAGGCAATCAGCATTACAAAGTATTTAAAACAACGCAAGGCGAAACTACAGTATCAGAACTAAAGCTACTATCTGGAGAAGATAGAGTACGAGAAATAGCCGAAATGCTTTCGGGCAAGGATATCTCCGACTCCGCGCTTAATCATGCCAGAGCTTTACTCAATTAA
- the porD gene encoding type IX secretion system protein PorD, which translates to MYKWFAIMLVFLSFSVKGQELNCTVQVDFDRITDANTQIFRVLEKSLNEFVNNTRWTNRDFAPGERIECSIFINVSAYNSNNFTATMQVQSSRPVYNSSYSSPMLNFNDKEVAFRYLENENLIYNPNSYDSNLVALMAYYANIIIGMDADSFAPSGGTPYYQEAQNMVSLAQGSGYKGWSQQDGNQNRFFLVDDLLSTTFIPFREVLYSYHREALDVMADNPKEGKEKAIEAIDTLVQLNKVRPNAFLMRIFFDAKSDEVVSMFSGGPMITTTGLADKLSRISPMNSSKWSAIK; encoded by the coding sequence ATGTATAAATGGTTTGCAATAATGTTGGTATTCCTATCTTTTTCGGTAAAAGGGCAAGAGCTTAATTGCACCGTACAAGTAGATTTTGATAGGATTACAGATGCCAATACACAAATATTTAGAGTGTTAGAAAAATCACTTAACGAGTTTGTAAACAATACCCGATGGACGAATCGTGATTTTGCTCCAGGCGAGCGTATTGAATGCTCTATATTTATAAACGTATCAGCCTACAACTCTAATAACTTTACGGCTACCATGCAGGTGCAATCATCACGACCTGTGTACAATTCGAGCTACTCATCGCCAATGCTTAATTTTAATGATAAAGAAGTAGCATTTAGATATCTTGAAAACGAAAACCTTATATACAACCCTAATAGTTACGACTCTAACCTAGTAGCTTTAATGGCGTACTATGCCAATATTATAATCGGTATGGATGCCGATTCTTTTGCACCAAGCGGGGGTACACCTTACTACCAAGAAGCACAAAATATGGTTAGCCTTGCACAAGGTTCGGGCTATAAAGGGTGGAGCCAGCAAGACGGTAACCAGAACCGCTTTTTTCTGGTAGACGACTTACTTTCTACTACTTTTATACCTTTTAGAGAAGTACTTTATTCGTACCACAGAGAAGCACTAGATGTTATGGCAGATAATCCAAAAGAAGGAAAAGAAAAAGCTATTGAGGCTATTGATACATTAGTGCAACTAAACAAAGTACGCCCTAATGCATTTTTAATGCGTATATTTTTCGATGCCAAGTCCGATGAGGTTGTATCAATGTTCTCGGGAGGTCCTATGATAACTACTACAGGACTGGCAGATAAACTTAGCCGAATATCTCCTATGAATTCTTCTAAATGGAGTGCTATTAAATAG
- the coaBC gene encoding bifunctional phosphopantothenoylcysteine decarboxylase/phosphopantothenate--cysteine ligase CoaBC: MSVLSGKKVLLGISGGIAAYKTASLVRLFIKAGAQVQVIMTPAAKDFVTPLTLSTLSKKPVHSSFYDEEDENAVWNNHVELALWADIFVIAPATANTLSKMVSGSANNLLIATYLSAKCPVYFAPAMDLDMYRHPSTVTAFKKLQEYGNIMIPAETGELASGLSGEGRMAEPENIITFLENDLAAKLPLRGKKILITAGPTYEAIDPVRFIGNHSSGKMGYDIAFAAANAGAAVVLISGPTHLQAEHNGIQLIRVTNAQQMYDACHEHFENTDVAIAAAAVSDYRPKVVANQKIKKSDNDLEIVLEKNKDILFSLGEKKTKQFLIGFALETENEIEHAKQKIKKKNLDLIVLNSLNDAGAGFGKPTNKVTFIDKEFTIEPLELKTKEEVAKDIITKIKTHYNV; encoded by the coding sequence ATGTCGGTTTTAAGCGGTAAAAAAGTTCTTCTTGGTATTTCGGGGGGTATTGCCGCATATAAAACAGCATCTTTAGTTAGGCTTTTTATTAAGGCAGGTGCGCAAGTACAAGTTATTATGACGCCTGCCGCCAAAGATTTTGTTACACCACTCACACTATCTACACTTTCCAAAAAACCTGTGCACTCCTCTTTTTATGACGAAGAGGACGAAAATGCAGTATGGAACAACCATGTAGAACTTGCACTATGGGCAGATATATTTGTAATTGCCCCTGCTACAGCAAATACCTTATCTAAAATGGTATCGGGTAGTGCAAACAACTTATTAATAGCAACCTACTTATCGGCAAAATGCCCTGTTTATTTTGCCCCAGCAATGGATCTCGATATGTATCGTCATCCATCAACGGTTACTGCTTTTAAAAAACTACAAGAATACGGTAATATTATGATACCCGCCGAAACAGGCGAGTTAGCTAGCGGACTTTCTGGTGAAGGGCGTATGGCAGAACCTGAAAACATTATTACCTTTTTAGAGAACGATTTAGCAGCAAAATTACCACTTCGCGGAAAAAAAATACTAATAACTGCAGGTCCTACATACGAGGCTATAGACCCTGTACGTTTTATAGGTAACCATTCCTCAGGTAAAATGGGGTACGATATTGCTTTTGCCGCTGCCAATGCAGGTGCAGCCGTAGTACTAATAAGTGGTCCTACGCATTTGCAAGCCGAGCATAATGGTATACAACTTATACGTGTTACCAATGCACAGCAAATGTACGATGCCTGCCATGAGCATTTTGAAAACACAGATGTTGCCATTGCTGCTGCTGCGGTATCGGACTATCGACCTAAAGTTGTTGCCAATCAGAAAATTAAAAAGTCTGATAACGACCTCGAAATAGTATTAGAGAAAAATAAAGACATATTATTTTCGTTAGGAGAAAAGAAAACAAAGCAATTTTTAATAGGCTTTGCATTAGAAACGGAGAACGAAATAGAACACGCAAAGCAAAAGATAAAGAAAAAAAACTTAGATTTGATTGTTTTAAATTCGTTGAACGATGCAGGAGCAGGCTTTGGAAAACCTACCAATAAAGTTACTTTTATTGATAAGGAGTTTACTATAGAGCCTTTAGAGCTTAAAACAAAAGAAGAAGTTGCTAAGGATATTATTACTAAAATAAAAACGCACTACAATGTATAA
- a CDS encoding DNA-directed RNA polymerase subunit omega — protein sequence MDLKKAQAPVNTITYNKTDIEEPTGNIYEAITIIAKRANQINGEIKKELIEKLEEFATYNDSLEEIFENKEQIEVSKFYEKLPKPHALAVEEWLKEKISFRESNK from the coding sequence ATGGATTTAAAAAAAGCTCAAGCTCCAGTTAATACAATTACCTACAACAAAACGGATATTGAAGAGCCTACAGGCAACATATACGAAGCTATTACAATTATAGCAAAGCGAGCTAACCAAATTAATGGCGAAATTAAAAAAGAGCTTATCGAGAAGTTAGAAGAATTTGCTACTTATAACGATAGCCTTGAAGAAATATTTGAAAACAAAGAGCAGATAGAAGTATCTAAATTTTACGAAAAATTACCTAAGCCACATGCTTTAGCAGTAGAGGAGTGGTTAAAAGAGAAAATATCTTTCAGAGAATCTAATAAATAG